The genomic interval ATGTCCTTGCACATCCCCATCCCTTTGCACATCCCTGTCCCTTTGTACGTCCCTGTGCTTTCGCACATCCCCATGTCCTTACACGTCCCTGGGCCGTTGCACACTCTCGTGCTCCATGCACACCCCATGCCCATGTGCGCCCCTGTGCTTCCTAAGCCTTGCACACTCCCATATCCTCACACACTCCCGTACCCTCACACACCCCCGTACCCTCACACACCCCCGTACCCTCACACACCCCCGTGCCCTCACACACCCCTGTGCCCTCGCACGCCCCCATGCCCCTCACCTCCGGCAGCCCCCGTGCCGGGCGCAGCGGCTCACGGGCAGACGCACGAGGCAGCCGGCGAAGGCGACCAAGAGCTCCCGGCCCGGcaggtgcagctccagccccagcacccgGCTGGTGCCCCCCCGGCACCTGCGGCCCCAGCACCCATTGGCACTGCACCCCACAGCCCCGTGGTGCCCacgagccccccagcacccatcagtgcccccagcacccaccagtgcccacaagcccccccagcacccaccagtgtCTCCagaacccaccagcacccaccagtgcccatgagcccccccagcacccaccagtgtCTCCagaacccaccagcacccaccagtgcccacaagcccccccagcacccaccagtgtCTCCagaacccaccagcacccaccagtgcccatgagcccccccagcacccaccagtgcCCCCCAGCACTCATCAGTGCCCACAAGTGCTGCTCAGGACCCACCAGCACCCATgagccccccaggacccatccAGTGCCCACCAGTACCCAACAGTGCCCCCCAACATCCACCAGCACCCATGAGTCCCCCagcactctccagttccccccagcacccatgatcccccccagcacccaccagtgcCCATGAgccctcccagcacccaccagtgcCCCCCAACACCCACCagtgtcccccagcaccccccagcatCTATGAGTCCCCCAGCATCCACCAGcgccccccagcaccccgcagtgtccccagcacccatgagtcccccaccagcacccccagcacccaggaCCCAGCACCCACCGCCCAGGGTCGTACAGGCTgatctcctccagcagcagcgTCTCGGCgccgctgtccccactgtccccgctgtccccactgtccccaggcgCCGGGGTGCCCGTGGGGGGCCGGGTGTCCCCCGGCTGTCGCGGGGTCACCAGCACCTTCAGCACCCGCCCGTCCTCGGCGCCCAGGAACAGCACGGTCCGGTTCCCCCACGGCCCCGCGCCCGCGTCCACCGCCAGCTGCGTCAGCCTGGCACGGCACAACCGCACGGGGCCTCGCACGCGGCGCCGCAGCCGCTTGTGCACCCTCACACCAGGGTCTTGCACGCCCTTGCACAGGGGTCTTACCCACCCTCATGCGGCCCTgcaccagggctttgcacagccTTGCTCTGGGGTCTTGCAAACCCTTGCACCACAGTCTTGCACGCCCTTGCACTGGGGTCTTGCACACCCTCATGCAACCTTGCACCAGGGCTTTGCCCACTCTTGTACCAGAGCTTTGCACACCCTCACACTGGGttcttgcacacccttgcaccaGGGTCTTGCACATCCTCACACTGGGGTCTTGCACGCCCTCATGCAGCCTTGCACCAGGGCTTTGCACACCTTGCACCAGAgctttgcacacccttgcactgaGGTCTCATACACCCTCACATCGGGgtcttgcacacccttgcaccgGGATATTACACGCCCTCACATGGCCTTGCACCAGGGTTTTGCACACCCTCGCACTGGGGTCTTGCAAACCCTTGCACTGGGGTCTTGCAAACCCTTGCACCGGGgtcttgcacacccttgcaccaGGGCCTTTCACACCCAGACCTTGCATGTCCTCACACCAAGGGTCTTGCACACCCTCATGCAGCCTTGCACGAGGGCTTTGCACACCTTGCACGAGGgctttgcacacccttgcactggggttttgcacacccttgcactgGGGCTTTGCACACCCTTGCAAGGCCTCACATGCCCCTTGCACCATGGCCACGTGCACCCTTGCACCAAGACCCTTGCACCAGGACCCTGcaaaccccacagcacccacagggcCGGGGACACCCTCGCCCCTCAGCGCATCTGCACCCACCTTGCATgagctgctcccagtccccaaggccaccctgtccccagggcaccctgtccccagggccacccccgtCCCCGCGGGCGCACCTGGTGCCGGTGCGGGTGAAGAGGGGCCGCCCGCCGGCGGGTGCCACGGCGCCGTGCAGCAGCGGGTGCTCCTTGGCAAACGCCAGCGTCTCGTCGGGGAAGTCCCCGGAGGTGACAACACCGGTGGCCGTCCCCATCCCGGCACAGCAGCCTGGCCTGTGGCACAGCCAGCGTGGGGACCCTGGGTGGCCGCTCTGCccccggaggggacccaggtgtccgggtgcgGGGGGTTACCTGGGGTGGGGGACcctgtcctcaggcactgggatcCAGGTGCCGGTGCCACCGCGGGGCTCGGCGAAGGGTCCCTCGAACGCTCGCTCCACGTCCGCCAGGTAGAAGGCACAGACGGCCGAGCCGGGGATGCTGcggtgacagggggtgacaccggtgctggggacaccctggtCCCCTCCTGGGGCTGCTAAGCCAGCCTTGGTTTGGCCAGGGCCCCAGCagatccctggtgtccccactgtgtccctgtgtctgACACTCACATGTCCCCATGTGAGCACAGCCTCATGTCCCCATGAGCACCTTCTCATGTCTccatctcccatgtccccattctCACCGTCCCCatctccagtgtccccatgtccacatCCCTCCACACCTgatcctgtgtccccatgtccccttggccaCCCACATCCCCACTCTCATGTCCCCCATGAGCCTGCATCCCCATGTGAGCACATCctcacatccccctgtcccctgaaGTACATCCTCACGTTCCCATGCCCCCGTAAGCGCAACCTCATGTCCCCATCTCCTCTGTCCCCATATGCGCATCCTCACATCCTCATCTCCTGTATCCccatctcccatgtccccatgtccccatcctcaatgtccccatctcccGTATCCCCATGTCCACATCCATCCACGCCTGatcctgtgtccccacatccccttgGGCACCCACATCCCCACTCTCATGTCCCCCATGAGCCTGCATCCACATGTGAGCACATcctcacatccccatgtcccctgaagtacatcctcatgtccccatgtccctataagcgcatcctcatgtccccatctcctgcatccccatatccccaggagTACATCCTCACATCCCCATGAGCACAAATCATGTCCCCATCTGGGCACATcctcatgtcctcatgtccccgtgtccccatgtccccatcctccACATCCCCAtctcccatatccccatgtccacATCCCTCCACACCTgatcctgtgtccccatgtccccttggccaCCCACATCCCCACTCTCATGTCCCCCATGAGCCTGTGTCCACATGTGAGCACATCCTCATGTCCCAATGTCTCTATAAGCgcatcctcatgtccccatctccTCTGTCCCTCTATGCGCATCCTCACATCCTCATCTCCTGTATCCccatctcccatgtccccatcctcaACGTCCCCATCTCCTGTATCCCCATGTTCACACCCCTCCACGCCTGatcctgtgtccccacatccccttgGCCACCCGCATCcgcacgtcccccatgtccccgcgtcCCCCGCCGTGCCTGTTGGGCTGGGTGCCGAAGAGGGCGAGGACGGCGGGGCGGCCGTGCAGGGCGCACGGGGGTGTCACCGCCTCCAGGACATCGAAGTAGAAGACGGTGTCCCCGGGGAGGGCGCACTGCAGCCGCACCTTCAGGAACGACGTCCAGCGCCGCTCCAGCACCCGCGGGGACCCGCCGCGGTCGTTGCGGCACACGCGGGCCACCCGTGCCACCAACACCTGCACCATGGGTGTCAGCACCTTCCAGCAGCGGTACCCATGGGCCTCGGGGTGTCAGCACCCATGGCTGTCAGCACCCAAGAACCCACAGACAtcagcacccagggaccccaggcATCAGCACCTGGGCTGACACCCACGGGTGTCAGCACCCGGGGACCCAGTGGCATTGGCACTTGTGGGTATCAGCACCCAGGGCCCCACGGTCATTGTCACCTGGGCACCCACGGGTGTCAGCACCCGGGGACCCAGTGGCATTGGCACCTGTGGGTATCAGCACCCAGGGCCCCACGGTCATTGTCAGCTGGGTACCCATGGGTGTCAGCACCCGGGGACCCAGGGGCATTGGCACTGTCACTTGGGCAGCGGAGGGCATTGGCACCTCGggctggcacccatgggtgcccaggACCACCTGCACAAGGGGGTGACACCCATGTGTGCCCAGGGCCACCTGCACAAGGGGGTGACACCCATGTGTGCCCAGGGCCACCTGCACATGGGGGTGCCACCTGCACATGGGGGTGACACTCATGGGTGCCCATGGCCACCTGCACATGGGGGTGACACCCATGGCTGCTCAGGGTCATCTGCATAtgggggggacacccatgggttcCCAGGGCCACCTGCACATGGGGGTGACACTCATGGGTGCCCATGGCCACCTGCACATGGGGGTGACACCCATGGCTGCTCAGGGTCATCTGCATAtgggggggacacccatgggttcCCAGGGCCACCTGCACATGGGGGTGACACTCATGGGTGCCCATGGCCACCTGCACAAgggggtgacacccatgggtACCCATGACCACCTGCACATtggggcagcacccatgggtgcccagggCCACCTGCACATGGGGGTGACACTCATGGGTGCCCATAGCCACCTGCACATGGGGGTGACACCCATGGCTGCTCAGGGTCATCTGCATATGGGGGAAGCACCCACGGGCGCCCGGGGCCACCTGCATATgggggtgacacccatgggtgcccagggCCACCTGCACAAGagggtgacacccatgggtgcccagggcccccaccagcacccccaccAAGGGGGGCACCAGCCACCTTGGAGGTCTGAGCTGACCCTGGGGGGCgggcacccccgtgtccccccatgtccccaccttgCCCAGGGCGCTGAGCTCCACCGCCACCTCCCTGAAGAAGAAGTAGACGTGGGGGCCGTAGGGCAGCGCCTGCACAAagtggggctctgggggggggggacaggagggtgaCATCAGCTCCTCCTATCCCCGTCCCCCACCTCCCAcatccctgtacccccagatcccagccctttgtccccagtgtccccccgtaCCCTGCAGCCACCGCGAGCTGTACTTGAGGCTGCGCAGGGGCGGCCGCCCGGGGCTCAGGCTGCGGTAGATGACGGCGTCGCTGGCCTGGAAATCGGCCACGGTGGCCGAGTACAGGCTGCCGTCTGCGGGGGGACAGCGGCGTCAGCCCCGGCACCACCGCGGGGACTGTGCGTGTCCCCCCAGTCCAGCACCCACCGGCGAACAGGGCGACGATGCTCTGCTTGGCGTCGAAGGGGCAGCGGGCCTGGCCGCTCAGCTCCTCGCCCTCCTGCGCCAGGCTGCTcgcctgggggacatggggtgatgagACCCCCCAGGCTCCCCAAATACCCCCCGggctccccaaatcccccccaggcTCCCCAAATACCCCCCAGGCTCCTCACGCTCCCCTGTACCCCCCATGTGGAGCTGCTGAGGACGCCCATGCTCGTCACACTGCTGAGCGCTGCCCTGGGGGCTCATCGGGGGGCTGAGGACCCAGCTTAACTCATCCCCCCAAGCTGAGCCCCCCAACTCATCACACCCCATGGGCTGAGACCCCAACTCATCACACCCCATGGGCTGAGGACCCAGCTTAACTTACCCCCCCAAGCTGAGCCCTCCAACTCCTCACATTGAATGGGCTGAGACCCCCAACTCATCACATCCCATGGGCTGAGCCCCCCGACTCATCACATCGAATGGGCTGAGACCCCCAACTCATCACATCCCATGGGCTGAGCCCCCCGACTCATCACATCGAATGGGCTGAGACCCCCAACTCATCACATCCCACGGGCTGAGCCCCCCGACTCATCACATCGAATGGGCTGAGACCCCCAACTCATCACATCCCATGGGCTGAGCCCCCCGACTCATCACACCGAATGGGCTGAGACCCCCAACTTGTCACACCCCACAAGGTGAGACCCCCAACTCATCACAACCCacaggctgaaccccccaactcATCACACTCCACAGGCTGAGCCCCCAACTCATCACACCCCATGGGCTGAGCCCCCAACTCATCACACCCCATTGGCTGAGCCCCCCAACTCATCACACTCCACAGGTTGAGCCCCCAACTCATCACACCCAATGGGCTGAGACCCCCAATCATCACACCCCACAAGGTGAGACCCCCAACTCATCACACCCCATGGGCTGAGAGCCCCAACTCATCATACCCCATGGGCTGAGCCCCAACTCATCACACCCCACAGGGTGAGCCCCCAATCATCACACCCCACAGGCTGAGACTCCCAAACTCATCAAACCCCATGGGCTGAGCCCCCCAACTCATCACACCCAATAGGCTGAGACCCTCAACTCatcacccccccatccccccaactGTTCCCCTGGCCCCCCACCTGGTAGGTGCGGCAGAGGGGGCTGAAGCCGTTGGTGCCGCAGGCCAGGAGGGTCCCGGCGTCACGGGGCACCAGCACCCGGATGTAGTTGTGACACTCGTCCTgcgcggggggacacggggaggacaCATGGGGGACACCACGAGTCCCGCCGCCCCCACCCCACTCTGCCCTgagcccccgtttgtccccatccCGAACCCCCCCACTCTGTACCCCCAATAcaccctccccacacccccatgtccccatgtccccccgtacCTGCCGCCGGCCCCGCATGGCGCAGTTGTCCCTGTCCCGCGGCTCCCAGGTGACGTGCTGCCGGGTGACATGGGGGGTGGGCACGGGGACCACCCGCACTgcagccccgccgtgtccccagggtccccgtgtcccttACCCGCGCCGGGTGCAGTGTCCCCCGCTCCTGCCCCAGCTCGAAGGCGAAGATGTGGTCCCTGTGTGGTGATGGAGGGTGAGCGtgcgaggggacacggggacacacacaAGGGTCCCACGGGAGAGGGGACAGTCGGGCTGGAGGGTGCAGGAGTGCCGCAAGCACGTGCAAACGCGCACAAGTGTGCACAAGCGTGCACAAGTGTGCACGAGGCTGCAGAAGCAATCAAGCCTCCAGAAGCAAATGCAAGCGTGAACGAGTGTGCACGAGTGCAGAAAAACGTGCACAAGTGTGCACAAGCCTGAAGAAGCATGCACACGCTTGCATAAACACACACAAGGATGTACACGCATGTACAAGTGTGCACAAGCAAGCACATGCTTACCCAAGCACACACACGTGATAGTGTGCACAAGCATGTGCAAGCGTGCACAAGCACGCATGCCCTTGCACAGGCACGGACTAGCACATACAAGCGCACTCAAGCTTGCACAAGCATAGATAAGTGTGCATAAGCATGTGCAAGCACACGCAGGCACACATGAGCTCGCACAAGCATGCACAAGCACAGATAAGCATGCACAAGCACACACGAGCTCACACAAGCCCAGCTAAGGGCGCACAGCTTGTACAAGCATGCACAAGTGCACACAAGCTCACACAAGCCCAGCTAAGGGTGCACAGTTTGCACAAGCACACACAAGTGGAGCTAAGTGTGCACAGTTTGCACAAGCCCACACAAGCATAGCTAAGTGTGCACAGCTTGCATGAGCTTGCACAAGCACCCACAAGCATAGCTAAGCATAGCTAAGCATGCACAAGCTTGCACAAGCACACACAAGCATAGCTAAGCGTGCACAGCTTGCACAAGTTTGCATAAGCACACATAAATGCAGCTAAGCACGCATGTCTTGCACAAGCATAGCTAAGCGTGCACAGCATGCAGAAGCTTGCACAAGCACCCACAAGCATAGCTAAGCATGCACAGTTTGCACAAGCATAGCTAAGCGTGCACAGCATGTACAAGCACACACAAGCTCACATAAGCATAGCTAAGCATGCACAGCTTGCACGAGCTTGCACAAGCACACACAAGCATAGCTAAGCATGCACAGCATGCAGAAGCTTGCACAAGCCCACACAAGCATAGCTAAGCGTGCACAGCTTGCACAAGCATAGCTAAGTGTGCACACCTTGCACAAGCTTGCACAGGCACACACAAGCATAGCTAAGTGTCCACAGCATGCACGACCTTGCACAAGCACACACAAGTGTAGCTAAGTGTGCACAGCTTGCACAAGCACACACAAGCACAGCTAAGTGTGCACAGCTTGCACAAGCACACACAAGCATAGCTAAGTGTGCACAGCACACACGACCTTGCACAAGCACACACAAGCGTAGCTAAGTGTGCACAGCTTGCACAAGCACACACAAGCGTAGCTAAGTGTGCACAGCTTGCACAAGCACACACAAGCGTAGCTAAGCGTGCACAGCTCACACAAGCCCACACAAGCCCACACAAGCATAGCTAAGTGTGCACAGCATGCACGACCTTGCACAAGCACACACAAGCATAGCTAAGCGT from Patagioenas fasciata isolate bPatFas1 chromosome 30, bPatFas1.hap1, whole genome shotgun sequence carries:
- the SEMA6C gene encoding semaphorin-6C isoform X1 — protein: MPGVPLPFVLLILIPGGATPSFPRDLVAQSTVGLAATAAYPRFGGLRGDNATAQRGLDFQHMLRVNGTLFVAARDHIFAFELGQERGTLHPARHVTWEPRDRDNCAMRGRRQDECHNYIRVLVPRDAGTLLACGTNGFSPLCRTYQASSLAQEGEELSGQARCPFDAKQSIVALFADGSLYSATVADFQASDAVIYRSLSPGRPPLRSLKYSSRWLQEPHFVQALPYGPHVYFFFREVAVELSALGKVLVARVARVCRNDRGGSPRVLERRWTSFLKVRLQCALPGDTVFYFDVLEAVTPPCALHGRPAVLALFGTQPNSIPGSAVCAFYLADVERAFEGPFAEPRGGTGTWIPVPEDRVPHPRPGCCAGMGTATGVVTSGDFPDETLAFAKEHPLLHGAVAPAGGRPLFTRTGTRLTQLAVDAGAGPWGNRTVLFLGAEDGRVLKVLVTPRQPGDTRPPTGTPAPGDSGDSGDSGDSGAETLLLEEISLYDPGRCRGGTSRVLGLELHLPGRELLVAFAGCLVRLPVSRCARHGGCRRSCLAARDPYCVWLPPRGCVPFSEDLPSGFEQDVEGSPGTTGTCQDTPAAGDSDGDLAHGVRGAGPAAPVTVAVPVLVGCVLGAFALGALLTGLLATCCHRPAVPKCPPQPPAAPQPPAPRLYPLLPPQGDPGGLRDPPELPTPEATPPQQVTEPRRGHLTRLGCPEPPGPGPPQKAALEELLQRLHGPGGSGWPVTPPATNRVQPGAPFSGNPPAPLCGTLRRLDVPPDSPPPPRRPLALSLSLGGAPARPPGLGRGLTRMHSLGGTCTPGGTPWGPHPLERSLSMKPPMLPKPSMVPEAPGRP
- the SEMA6C gene encoding semaphorin-6C isoform X2, giving the protein MPGVPLPFVLLILIPGGATPSFPRDLVAQSTVGLAATAAYPRFGGLRGDNATAQRGLDFQHMLRVNGTLFVAARDHIFAFELGQERGTLHPARHVTWEPRDRDNCAMRGRRQDECHNYIRVLVPRDAGTLLACGTNGFSPLCRTYQASSLAQEGEELSGQARCPFDAKQSIVALFADGSLYSATVADFQASDAVIYRSLSPGRPPLRSLKYSSRWLQEPHFVQALPYGPHVYFFFREVAVELSALGKVLVARVARVCRNDRGGSPRVLERRWTSFLKVRLQCALPGDTVFYFDVLEAVTPPCALHGRPAVLALFGTQPNSIPGSAVCAFYLADVERAFEGPFAEPRGGTGTWIPVPEDRVPHPRPGCCAGMGTATGVVTSGDFPDETLAFAKEHPLLHGAVAPAGGRPLFTRTGTRLTQLAVDAGAGPWGNRTVLFLGAEDGRVLKVLVTPRQPGDTRPPTGTPAPGDSGDSGDSGDSGAETLLLEEISLYDPGRSCLAARDPYCVWLPPRGCVPFSEDLPSGFEQDVEGSPGTTGTCQDTPAAGDSDGDLAHGVRGAGPAAPVTVAVPVLVGCVLGAFALGALLTGLLATCCHRPAVPKCPPQPPAAPQPPAPRLYPLLPPQGDPGGLRDPPELPTPEATPPQQVTEPRRGHLTRLGCPEPPGPGPPQKAALEELLQRLHGPGGSGWPVTPPATNRVQPGAPFSGNPPAPLCGTLRRLDVPPDSPPPPRRPLALSLSLGGAPARPPGLGRGLTRMHSLGGTCTPGGTPWGPHPLERSLSMKPPMLPKPSMVPEAPGRP